A genome region from Mesorhizobium sp. B2-1-8 includes the following:
- a CDS encoding XdhC family protein, which yields MDPYALKTLNAERRARRAAILVTDLGDGRGRIVREGDQVAGDLGAAIARAFRSGNSGSVEAEGRTFFLNAHLPQPRLVVIGAVHISQALAPMARIAGYPLEIIDPRTAFATPDRFPDVALHADWPQDVLQRQPLDSYTALAAVTHDPKIDDFALKAALDANCFYIGALGSRKTHAKRVERLLALGASADQIARIHAPIGLDIGAASPAEIAVAILAQTILAFRSRGLDAKGAAA from the coding sequence ATGGATCCCTATGCGCTGAAAACGCTCAATGCCGAACGACGCGCCCGCCGCGCGGCGATCCTCGTCACCGATCTCGGTGATGGTCGCGGTCGTATCGTGCGGGAGGGCGATCAGGTCGCCGGTGATCTCGGAGCGGCGATCGCTAGGGCATTTCGATCCGGCAATTCCGGCTCCGTCGAGGCGGAAGGACGGACCTTCTTTCTCAATGCGCATCTGCCGCAGCCGCGCCTGGTAGTGATCGGCGCCGTGCATATCAGTCAGGCGCTCGCGCCGATGGCCCGGATCGCCGGCTATCCGCTGGAGATCATCGATCCGCGCACTGCCTTCGCCACACCGGACCGGTTTCCCGACGTCGCCTTGCATGCCGACTGGCCGCAGGACGTGCTGCAGCGCCAGCCGCTCGACAGTTACACCGCGCTCGCCGCCGTCACTCATGACCCGAAGATCGATGATTTCGCGCTGAAGGCGGCACTCGACGCCAACTGTTTCTATATCGGGGCGCTCGGCAGCCGAAAGACGCATGCAAAGCGCGTCGAGCGTCTGCTGGCGCTGGGCGCGAGTGCCGACCAGATCGCGCGTATCCACGCGCCGATCGGGCTGGACATCGGGGCGGCAAGCCCCGCCGAGATCGCCGTCGCCATTCTCGCGCAGACCATCCTTGCCTTCCGCTCGCGCGGCCTGGATGCGAAAGGCGCGGCGGCGTGA
- a CDS encoding XdhC family protein: MSDSIYLDEARDPLIIAEAWMKDGKDVAIATVVETWGSAPRPVGSHLVIDADGNFHGSVSGGCVEGAVVTEAVDVIGSGKARMLEFGVADETAWQVGLSCGGRIKVYVERLG, from the coding sequence ATGAGCGACAGCATTTATCTCGATGAGGCCCGCGACCCGCTGATCATCGCGGAAGCCTGGATGAAGGACGGCAAGGATGTCGCTATCGCGACCGTGGTCGAGACCTGGGGTTCGGCGCCACGCCCCGTCGGCAGCCACCTTGTCATCGATGCCGATGGCAATTTCCATGGTTCCGTTTCGGGTGGCTGCGTCGAGGGTGCCGTCGTGACCGAGGCGGTCGACGTCATCGGCTCCGGCAAGGCCAGAATGCTCGAGTTCGGAGTTGCCGACGAGACGGCCTGGCAGGTGGGCCTGTCCTGTGGCGGCCGCATCAAGGTTTATGTCGAGCGATTGGGCTGA
- a CDS encoding vWA domain-containing protein has translation MKTPRPDPREATEDGRIADNIVYFARTLRKAGMRVGPASVKDAIEAVLVAGIGSREDFYWTLHAVLVSRHEDHSTFDEAFRLFWKSRELIEKLLAMFSPVAPDVRQKQKPRAAENRVSQAMFEGHQKNQTPQEIPEIEVDARFTFSGNEVLRGKDFAQMNAAEMADAKKAIAELRLPFDMVRTRRFKVDAHGRRIDPRAMMRSAARTGGELILPKFRSVRETHPPLVVLADISGSMSQYTRIFLHFLHALTEKRRRVHTFVFGTRLTNLTRQMRHRDPDAALADCSAVVKDWSGGTRIGDTLAEFNLVWSRRVLGQGAVVLLITDGLERDDIVGLSEEMERLHKSCRRLIWLNPLLRFDGFQARARGVKAMLPHVDEFRSVHNLDALADLCASLDKKSALSVDPRRWMGAGARHAA, from the coding sequence ATGAAGACGCCGCGTCCCGATCCCAGAGAGGCGACCGAGGACGGCCGGATCGCCGACAACATCGTCTATTTTGCCCGCACCTTGCGCAAGGCCGGTATGCGGGTCGGGCCGGCCTCGGTCAAGGACGCGATCGAGGCGGTGCTCGTCGCCGGCATCGGCTCGCGCGAGGATTTCTACTGGACCCTGCATGCCGTTCTGGTGTCCAGGCACGAGGATCACTCGACCTTCGACGAAGCCTTCAGGCTGTTCTGGAAATCGCGCGAACTGATCGAGAAGCTGCTGGCGATGTTTTCGCCGGTGGCCCCTGACGTCAGGCAGAAGCAGAAGCCGCGCGCGGCCGAAAACCGCGTCAGCCAGGCGATGTTCGAGGGTCATCAGAAGAACCAGACGCCTCAGGAAATCCCCGAGATCGAGGTCGATGCCCGCTTCACTTTCTCCGGCAACGAGGTGTTGCGGGGCAAGGATTTCGCGCAGATGAACGCTGCCGAGATGGCCGATGCCAAGAAGGCTATCGCCGAGCTGCGATTGCCTTTCGACATGGTGCGGACGAGGCGGTTCAAGGTCGATGCACACGGCCGCCGCATCGATCCACGTGCCATGATGCGCTCGGCGGCGCGCACCGGCGGTGAATTGATCCTGCCGAAATTCCGCTCGGTCCGCGAAACACACCCGCCGCTGGTGGTACTGGCAGACATTTCCGGTTCGATGAGCCAGTACACGCGCATCTTCCTGCATTTCCTGCACGCGCTGACGGAAAAGCGCCGGCGCGTGCACACCTTCGTCTTCGGCACGCGGTTGACCAATTTGACCCGGCAGATGCGCCACCGCGATCCCGATGCCGCCCTTGCCGATTGCTCGGCTGTGGTCAAGGACTGGTCGGGCGGCACGCGCATCGGCGATACGCTGGCCGAGTTCAACCTTGTATGGTCGCGACGCGTGCTGGGACAGGGCGCGGTGGTGCTTCTGATCACCGACGGGCTGGAGCGCGACGATATCGTGGGCTTGTCGGAAGAGATGGAGCGGCTGCACAAATCCTGCCGGCGGCTGATCTGGCTGAATCCGTTGTTGCGCTTCGATGGTTTTCAGGCGCGCGCCCGGGGCGTCAAGGCGATGCTGCCGCATGTCGACGAATTCCGCTCGGTGCACAATCTCGACGCGCTCGCCGATCTCTGCGCCTCGCTGGACAAGAAATCGGCGCTTTCGGTCGATCCGCGGCGGTGGATGGGTGCTGGCGCGAGGCACGCCGCATAG
- a CDS encoding AAA family ATPase, with amino-acid sequence MSDLKPRALPRTIDETLDLLTGADYVADRSLATVLFLSLRMKRPLFLEGEAGVGKTEIAKVLAEALGRRLIRLQCYEGLDVSSAVYEWNYAAQMIEIRMEEAAGKVERSAMERNVFSEKYLIRRPVLDALTGKTGAAPVFLIDELDRTDEAFEAFLLEILSDFQVTVPELGTIKAEEPPIVIITTNRTREIHDALKRRCLYHWVDYPNAERELEIVRRKVPRANQRLSAEVVSFIQKLRQIELFKVPGVAETIDWAGALTELDKVALDPETVSDTIGVLLKYQDDIARIGAGEGRRILDEVKAELAAAE; translated from the coding sequence ATGAGCGACTTGAAACCGCGCGCCTTGCCGCGGACGATCGACGAGACGCTCGATCTGCTGACCGGCGCGGACTATGTCGCGGACCGGTCGCTGGCAACGGTGCTTTTCCTGTCGCTGCGCATGAAACGGCCGCTTTTCCTCGAGGGTGAGGCCGGCGTCGGCAAGACCGAGATCGCCAAGGTGTTGGCCGAGGCGCTTGGCCGCCGGCTCATCCGCCTGCAGTGCTATGAGGGGCTCGACGTCTCTTCGGCCGTCTATGAGTGGAATTACGCCGCGCAGATGATCGAGATTCGCATGGAGGAGGCTGCCGGCAAGGTCGAGCGCTCCGCCATGGAACGCAATGTGTTCTCCGAAAAATACCTGATCCGCCGGCCGGTGCTCGATGCGCTGACCGGCAAGACGGGCGCGGCCCCGGTCTTCCTCATCGACGAGCTCGACCGCACCGACGAGGCCTTCGAAGCCTTTCTGCTCGAAATCCTCTCCGACTTCCAGGTGACGGTGCCTGAACTCGGCACCATCAAGGCGGAAGAGCCGCCGATTGTCATCATCACCACCAACCGCACCCGTGAGATCCACGACGCGCTGAAGCGGCGCTGCCTTTATCACTGGGTCGACTATCCCAATGCGGAACGCGAGCTGGAGATCGTGCGCCGCAAGGTGCCTCGGGCCAACCAGCGGCTTTCGGCCGAAGTGGTCTCCTTCATCCAGAAGCTGCGCCAGATCGAGCTGTTTAAGGTGCCGGGCGTCGCCGAGACCATCGACTGGGCCGGTGCGCTGACCGAACTCGACAAGGTGGCGCTGGATCCAGAGACCGTGTCCGACACGATCGGCGTGCTGCTGAAATACCAGGACGACATTGCCCGCATCGGTGCGGGTGAGGGCCGGCGCATCCTCGACGAGGTCAAGGCCGAGCTCGCGGCGGCGGAGTAG
- a CDS encoding flavin reductase — translation MLKINDIGPQAYRDAMSHFAGHVHVVTTDGPAGKRGATVIAACSVSDTPPTILVCLNRENPKNEPFVKNGKFALNTLASHQEPLSIGFSGMTGLPVEERFALGEWDVISTGAPTLKGALAVFDCELIDTKDLATHRVLFGKVTGLRMGDNLRPLIYHARGYHVLESGAVAPTEKE, via the coding sequence GTGCTGAAGATAAACGATATTGGACCGCAGGCCTATCGCGACGCGATGAGCCATTTTGCCGGTCACGTCCATGTGGTGACCACCGACGGACCCGCCGGCAAGCGTGGCGCGACGGTGATAGCTGCTTGTTCCGTGTCGGACACGCCGCCGACCATCCTGGTCTGCCTCAACCGTGAAAACCCCAAGAACGAGCCGTTCGTAAAGAACGGCAAATTTGCCCTGAACACGCTGGCTTCGCACCAGGAGCCCCTGTCGATTGGGTTCTCCGGCATGACTGGGTTGCCGGTCGAAGAGCGCTTCGCGCTCGGCGAATGGGACGTGATTTCCACCGGCGCGCCGACGCTGAAGGGCGCACTCGCAGTATTCGACTGCGAGCTGATCGACACCAAGGACCTTGCCACCCATCGTGTGCTTTTTGGCAAGGTGACAGGCCTGCGCATGGGCGATAATTTGCGGCCGCTGATCTATCACGCGCGCGGCTACCACGTCCTGGAAAGTGGGGCGGTCGCACCCACGGAGAAAGAATGA
- a CDS encoding branched-chain amino acid ABC transporter substrate-binding protein, giving the protein MRSGATISIALAWLLLTGAAGAQTLTIGVAAPLSGPSAILGKQIEAGAGLAADANGIQLKTVDDACTGDGGAAAAKEFVAAKVNVVIGFLCTQAIEAAMPVLKDASIPVITVGVRTESLTDRRAKTGWPVYRLGPRGDDERNAVASNLIRLWRDELFAIIDDGTIYGREIAETFRAAAEQAALKPVFVDTFRPQLDNQIGLVGRLKKAGATHVFVGGDGDDIAIMGRDAAQLQTGIVLAGGENLRTPPGDIPYATGTLMIAPPEWADVADPKVLESFSAQKIVPDGYTLPAYAAVEVAKAATADGASSGKPLTDALTGRDFTTAIGPVRFDPKGDLSQSPYRVFRFDGTHFVPLESN; this is encoded by the coding sequence ATGCGATCCGGGGCAACGATATCCATCGCGCTGGCTTGGCTGTTGCTGACCGGCGCCGCCGGCGCCCAGACGCTCACGATCGGCGTCGCCGCGCCCCTGTCGGGACCATCGGCCATCCTCGGCAAGCAGATCGAGGCCGGCGCCGGGCTAGCGGCAGACGCGAACGGCATCCAGCTCAAGACCGTCGATGACGCCTGTACCGGCGACGGCGGCGCTGCGGCGGCCAAGGAGTTCGTGGCAGCCAAGGTCAATGTCGTGATCGGCTTCCTCTGCACGCAGGCGATCGAAGCGGCGATGCCTGTCCTGAAGGACGCCAGCATTCCGGTCATCACCGTCGGCGTGCGAACCGAAAGCCTGACCGACCGCCGCGCCAAGACGGGCTGGCCGGTCTATCGCCTCGGGCCGCGTGGCGATGACGAGCGCAACGCTGTCGCTTCCAACCTCATCCGGCTGTGGCGTGACGAACTGTTCGCCATCATCGATGACGGCACCATCTATGGCCGCGAAATCGCCGAGACATTTCGCGCGGCGGCGGAGCAGGCAGCGCTGAAACCGGTCTTCGTCGACACGTTCCGGCCGCAACTCGACAACCAGATCGGCCTAGTCGGGCGGCTGAAAAAGGCCGGCGCTACGCATGTCTTTGTCGGAGGCGACGGCGACGACATCGCCATCATGGGGCGCGATGCCGCCCAACTCCAGACGGGCATCGTCCTTGCCGGCGGCGAAAACCTGCGCACGCCGCCCGGCGACATTCCTTATGCAACGGGCACGCTGATGATCGCGCCGCCCGAATGGGCAGATGTCGCCGACCCAAAGGTGCTGGAAAGCTTTTCCGCGCAAAAGATCGTGCCGGACGGCTACACATTGCCGGCCTATGCGGCGGTCGAGGTCGCCAAGGCGGCGACGGCGGACGGCGCAAGCTCAGGCAAACCGCTGACCGATGCGCTCACCGGGCGTGATTTCACCACGGCGATCGGGCCGGTCCGCTTCGACCCCAAGGGCGACCTCAGCCAGAGCCCTTACCGCGTCTTCCGTTTCGACGGCACCCATTTCGTGCCCTTGGAAAGCAACTGA
- a CDS encoding P1 family peptidase yields the protein MFRTGPRNLISDVAGLRVGNASDAKLKSGVTTVLCDEPAVAGVQILGGAPGTRETDLLEPHNAIETIHAVVLSGGSAFGLDAASGVQAALRERGIGFEVGGFRVPIVPAAILFDLRNGGDKDWGRYPPYRDLGYESVQAAAVDFQLGTAGAGTGALTSGLKGGLGSASTLLDNGVTIGALAAVNPTGSVTVGRTRHFWAAPFEIGDEFGRLGYPSPMPEDAKRILLKYRDKDHGRQMETGGNTTIAVIATDAILTKAAAKRLAISAHDGFVRAIWPTHTPADGDLVFALATGRSGIELTADAAVDLYAAAGATMARAISRGVFAATPAGNDLFPVWSSRLG from the coding sequence ATGTTCCGCACAGGCCCGCGCAACCTCATATCAGACGTTGCCGGCCTGCGCGTTGGCAATGCTTCCGATGCCAAGCTGAAATCCGGCGTGACGACTGTCCTTTGCGACGAGCCGGCGGTGGCGGGTGTGCAAATCCTTGGGGGCGCGCCAGGCACACGCGAGACGGATCTGCTGGAACCGCACAATGCTATCGAGACAATCCATGCCGTCGTGCTGTCGGGTGGTTCGGCTTTCGGCCTCGATGCTGCGTCCGGCGTGCAGGCCGCACTGCGCGAACGCGGCATCGGCTTCGAGGTGGGCGGCTTCCGGGTACCGATCGTGCCGGCTGCAATCCTGTTCGACCTGCGCAATGGCGGCGACAAGGACTGGGGCCGTTATCCACCCTATCGCGACCTCGGCTACGAGTCGGTACAAGCTGCGGCCGTCGATTTCCAACTTGGCACAGCCGGCGCCGGTACCGGGGCGCTGACTTCGGGCCTGAAGGGCGGCCTGGGGTCCGCCTCGACACTGCTCGACAATGGCGTCACCATCGGTGCGCTGGCCGCCGTCAACCCGACCGGCTCGGTGACCGTCGGCCGCACCCGCCATTTCTGGGCGGCACCCTTTGAAATCGGCGATGAATTCGGCAGGCTCGGTTATCCATCGCCCATGCCCGAAGACGCCAAGCGGATCTTGCTGAAATACCGCGACAAGGATCACGGGCGGCAGATGGAAACGGGCGGCAACACGACCATCGCCGTCATCGCCACGGACGCGATCCTCACCAAGGCCGCGGCGAAACGCCTGGCGATTTCGGCGCATGACGGCTTCGTGCGGGCTATCTGGCCGACGCATACGCCGGCCGATGGCGACTTGGTGTTCGCCCTGGCGACCGGCAGGAGTGGGATCGAACTCACCGCTGACGCCGCAGTCGATCTCTACGCCGCCGCCGGTGCCACCATGGCGCGCGCCATCAGCCGTGGCGTGTTTGCCGCGACGCCAGCCGGCAACGATCTGTTTCCCGTCTGGTCGTCGCGACTGGGCTAA
- a CDS encoding DUF2171 domain-containing protein codes for MTDTSKIREHMEVVGADGVHIGTVDKVDGQRIKLTKADSGEGAHKGHHHYISLALVAEVDGKKVWLSANSDVAVTFEEEKSNPV; via the coding sequence ATGACCGACACCAGCAAAATTCGTGAGCACATGGAAGTCGTCGGCGCCGACGGCGTGCATATCGGAACCGTCGACAAGGTCGATGGCCAGCGCATCAAGCTGACCAAGGCCGACAGCGGCGAGGGCGCTCACAAAGGCCATCACCACTATATTTCCCTGGCCCTGGTTGCCGAGGTCGACGGCAAGAAGGTGTGGCTGTCCGCGAATTCCGATGTCGCGGTGACGTTCGAGGAAGAAAAATCCAATCCGGTTTGA
- the purB gene encoding adenylosuccinate lyase: protein MIPRYSRPEMVAIWSPETRFRIWFEIEAHACDALAELGVIPKEAAKTIWEKGSAAEFDVEKIDAIERVTKHDVIAFLTHLAEFVGPDARFIHQGMTSSDVLDTCFAVQLTRASDILLADIDALLAALKRRAFEHKDTVTIGRSHGIHAEPTTFGIKLAQAYAEFSRCRERLVHAREDIATCAISGAVGTFANIEPYVEEHVAQKLGLKPEPVSTQVIPRDRHAMFFATLGVIASSIERLAIEVRHLQRTEVLEAEEYFSPGQKGSSAMPHKRNPVLTENLTGLARMVRSMALPAMENVALWHERDISHSSVERMIGPDATVTLDFALSRLTSVVDKLVVYPENMLNNMNKFRGLVHSQRVMLALTQAGLSREDSYRLVQRNAMKVWEQGADFLEELLADKEVTAALPETQIREKFDLGYHTKHVDTIFKRVFGAA, encoded by the coding sequence ATGATCCCTCGCTACTCCCGGCCGGAAATGGTCGCCATCTGGTCGCCCGAAACCCGGTTTCGCATCTGGTTCGAAATCGAGGCCCATGCCTGCGATGCGCTGGCGGAACTGGGCGTTATCCCCAAGGAAGCGGCCAAAACCATCTGGGAAAAGGGAAGCGCGGCGGAATTCGACGTCGAGAAGATCGACGCGATCGAGCGCGTCACCAAGCATGACGTCATCGCCTTCCTCACCCATCTTGCCGAATTCGTCGGACCCGACGCGCGCTTCATCCATCAAGGCATGACGTCCTCGGACGTGCTCGACACCTGCTTTGCGGTGCAACTCACCCGCGCCAGCGACATCCTGCTCGCCGACATCGATGCGTTGCTTGCCGCACTCAAGCGCCGCGCCTTCGAGCACAAGGACACCGTCACCATCGGCCGCAGCCACGGCATCCATGCCGAGCCGACCACCTTCGGCATCAAGCTGGCGCAGGCCTATGCCGAATTCTCGCGCTGCCGCGAGCGGCTGGTGCACGCGCGCGAGGACATCGCCACCTGTGCGATTTCAGGGGCGGTCGGCACGTTCGCCAACATCGAGCCCTATGTCGAGGAACATGTGGCTCAAAAGCTGGGACTGAAGCCGGAACCGGTATCGACACAAGTGATCCCGCGCGACCGCCACGCCATGTTCTTCGCCACGCTCGGCGTCATCGCCTCCTCGATCGAGCGACTGGCGATCGAGGTCCGGCACCTGCAGCGCACCGAAGTGCTGGAAGCGGAAGAGTATTTTTCGCCGGGCCAGAAAGGCTCGTCGGCGATGCCGCACAAGCGCAACCCGGTGCTGACCGAAAACCTCACCGGCCTTGCCCGCATGGTGCGTTCCATGGCGCTGCCGGCGATGGAGAACGTGGCGCTCTGGCATGAGCGCGACATCTCGCACTCCTCGGTCGAGCGCATGATCGGCCCGGACGCCACCGTGACGCTCGATTTCGCGCTGTCACGCCTGACCAGCGTCGTCGACAAGCTGGTCGTCTATCCCGAGAACATGCTGAACAACATGAACAAATTCCGCGGCCTGGTGCATTCCCAGCGCGTGATGCTGGCTCTGACGCAGGCTGGCCTGTCGCGCGAGGACTCCTACCGGCTGGTGCAGCGCAACGCCATGAAAGTATGGGAGCAAGGCGCTGATTTCCTTGAGGAACTTCTTGCCGACAAGGAAGTGACAGCCGCGCTGCCGGAGACGCAAATCCGTGAGAAATTCGACCTGGGCTACCACACCAAGCACGTCGACACGATCTTCAAGCGGGTGTTCGGAGCGGCGTGA
- a CDS encoding VOC family protein has product MSELPFAATTPVSVARVGLKARDAESLAAYYRRVVGLQELSRADGAITLGAADRPLLVLEPDVSAKPDDPRSAGLFHTAFLLPSRADLGRWINHAIADKIAIEGASDHLVSEALYLTDPEGNGIEIYADRRPQDWKWNGDKIAMATERMNIPSVVAEVPAGDAGWQGAPENSIVGHVHLRVGRPEEAEAWWNQEFGFDTVAKYGGQAVFLSSGHYHHHIGANAWQSAGAGRRDPSRSGLAWVEMRSDNVSSATTREDPWGTVIRTVPGKA; this is encoded by the coding sequence ATGAGCGAACTGCCATTTGCCGCCACCACGCCGGTGAGCGTCGCCCGGGTCGGGCTGAAGGCGCGTGATGCCGAAAGCCTCGCGGCCTATTACCGACGGGTTGTCGGCCTGCAGGAACTGAGCCGTGCCGATGGCGCGATCACCCTGGGCGCAGCCGACCGTCCGCTGCTGGTGCTTGAACCGGACGTGTCCGCCAAGCCGGACGATCCGCGCAGCGCCGGCCTCTTCCACACGGCATTCCTCCTGCCCAGCCGCGCCGATCTCGGCCGCTGGATCAACCACGCCATCGCAGACAAGATCGCCATCGAGGGGGCTTCGGACCATCTGGTCAGCGAAGCGCTGTACTTGACCGATCCCGAGGGCAACGGCATCGAGATCTATGCCGACCGCCGCCCGCAGGACTGGAAATGGAACGGCGACAAGATCGCCATGGCGACCGAGCGGATGAACATTCCTTCTGTCGTTGCCGAAGTGCCGGCCGGCGACGCGGGCTGGCAAGGCGCGCCGGAAAACAGCATTGTCGGCCACGTCCATCTGCGCGTCGGCAGGCCGGAAGAGGCGGAAGCCTGGTGGAACCAGGAGTTCGGGTTCGACACGGTGGCCAAATATGGCGGCCAGGCGGTGTTCCTGTCGTCAGGCCATTACCATCACCACATCGGCGCCAATGCCTGGCAGAGCGCCGGCGCCGGCCGCCGCGACCCGTCCCGCTCCGGCCTTGCCTGGGTCGAGATGCGTTCGGACAATGTGAGCAGCGCAACGACCCGTGAGGACCCCTGGGGCACGGTGATCAGGACTGTGCCTGGGAAGGCTTGA
- a CDS encoding RBBP9/YdeN family alpha/beta hydrolase, giving the protein MKVKDADILIIPGYTNSGPEHWQTRWQSKLSTARRVEQAEWSKPVREDWTASVAKAVNEAQRAVVLVAHSLGVAAAVQAIPQFQKPVAGAFFVAPPDVANPTIKPRHLMTFGPYPREPLPFPSIVIASRNDPFCPFDVAEDIAGAWGSLFIDAGETGHLSEDSGFGPWPEGSMTFAKFLTDLKA; this is encoded by the coding sequence ATGAAAGTCAAAGACGCAGATATTCTGATCATCCCCGGATACACCAATTCCGGACCCGAGCATTGGCAGACCCGCTGGCAATCGAAGCTGTCGACGGCGCGACGCGTGGAACAGGCGGAGTGGTCGAAGCCGGTGCGCGAGGACTGGACGGCGAGCGTGGCCAAGGCGGTCAACGAGGCGCAGAGAGCTGTCGTTCTCGTCGCCCATTCACTGGGAGTGGCCGCGGCCGTACAAGCCATTCCGCAATTTCAAAAGCCGGTCGCCGGCGCCTTCTTCGTGGCGCCGCCCGACGTCGCCAACCCCACGATCAAACCGAGGCATCTGATGACCTTCGGCCCTTATCCGCGCGAGCCGCTGCCGTTTCCGTCGATCGTGATCGCCAGCCGCAACGATCCCTTTTGCCCCTTCGATGTCGCCGAGGACATCGCCGGCGCCTGGGGCTCGCTGTTTATCGACGCCGGCGAGACCGGTCATCTCAGCGAGGATTCAGGTTTTGGCCCCTGGCCCGAGGGATCGATGACCTTCGCCAAGTTCCTGACGGACCTGAAGGCTTAG
- a CDS encoding HpcH/HpaI aldolase family protein produces MSLKSRLAADETLVTAWSGVPDALTVEILARQDFDAVTLDMQHGGHHEDSVLRGLALVLAVGKPALVRIPVGRFDMASRALDFGAEAVIAPMVNSVADAKLFAAAMKYPPLGERSWGPTYAFPRHGKGDYAEWLRDTNQRTMAFAMVETRAALDALDGILDTPGIDGIFLGPSDFSIAWTNGATVNSTLESMMETVASVAERTRKAGKHAAIYVVEPAIAGRVVSMGYRLLATGSEHALISLGAKTLLKGIKDSIGA; encoded by the coding sequence ATGTCCCTGAAGTCCCGTCTTGCCGCCGATGAAACGCTGGTCACCGCCTGGTCGGGCGTGCCGGATGCCCTGACCGTGGAGATCCTCGCCAGGCAGGACTTCGATGCGGTCACACTCGACATGCAGCATGGCGGCCATCACGAGGACAGCGTCCTGCGCGGCCTGGCACTGGTACTGGCTGTGGGCAAGCCGGCGCTGGTGCGCATTCCCGTTGGCCGTTTCGACATGGCCAGCCGTGCCCTCGATTTCGGCGCCGAAGCGGTCATTGCGCCGATGGTCAACTCGGTGGCCGATGCAAAGCTGTTCGCCGCCGCCATGAAATATCCCCCGCTCGGCGAGCGCTCGTGGGGCCCGACCTATGCCTTCCCCCGCCATGGCAAGGGGGACTATGCCGAATGGCTGCGTGACACCAATCAGCGCACCATGGCGTTTGCGATGGTCGAGACGCGCGCCGCGCTCGATGCGCTCGACGGCATCCTCGATACGCCGGGCATCGATGGCATTTTCCTCGGGCCATCCGATTTCTCGATCGCCTGGACCAACGGCGCCACGGTCAATTCCACGCTGGAAAGCATGATGGAGACGGTGGCCTCGGTTGCCGAGCGCACCCGCAAGGCCGGCAAGCATGCCGCGATCTACGTCGTCGAACCGGCTATCGCCGGCCGCGTCGTGTCGATGGGCTACCGCCTGCTTGCCACGGGCTCCGAGCATGCGCTGATTTCGCTGGGAGCAAAGACCTTGCTCAAGGGCATCAAGGATTCGATTGGCGCCTGA
- a CDS encoding DUF1476 domain-containing protein, with amino-acid sequence MSSMKDREEGFERKFAFDEELRFKASARRNRALGLWAAEKLGKSGPDADTYAKEVVVSDIEEAGDHDVFRKIRKDFDAAGVDQSDHQIRRTMDELMAQAIEQIRNT; translated from the coding sequence ATGAGCAGCATGAAAGACCGCGAAGAGGGCTTCGAGCGCAAATTTGCATTCGACGAAGAGCTTCGGTTCAAGGCCTCGGCGCGGCGCAACAGGGCGCTTGGTTTGTGGGCCGCCGAAAAGCTCGGAAAATCCGGTCCTGACGCCGACACCTACGCCAAGGAAGTCGTTGTTTCCGACATCGAGGAAGCCGGCGACCATGACGTGTTCCGCAAGATCCGCAAGGATTTCGACGCTGCGGGCGTCGACCAGTCCGATCACCAGATCCGCCGCACCATGGACGAACTGATGGCGCAGGCGATCGAGCAGATCAGGAACACCTGA